In Streptococcus dysgalactiae subsp. dysgalactiae, the following are encoded in one genomic region:
- a CDS encoding SEC10/PgrA surface exclusion domain-containing protein, giving the protein MDLEQSKPNQVKQKIALTSTIALLGASVGVSHQVKADDLASEGAQASNTSEESLPKPETFEEAKATVEAVETNLNQQKAELAQVNASLADKEKEVEQLQAQKTEQEAAMTTAQTVYTETIASSEENLLAEAQAYQDQLIATEAELAEVQTGQEAEAAALASQKATIASQSEEAKNLTKQVVDSEQEVAKLNDMISKPQAISAAAQAASDGTQKVVAELEKAKADLASQKTLVTQQITEDLAINKAALANKEAELSGLKITAPTAQSSIVGQNKMQAPQSYPFEEIKKLAASGYIGSASYNSYYRKHADTIIAKATPGDRQNQYVDIPADRTRFVDPDNLTLEVQNELAQFAAHMINGVRQQLGLVPVVVTVGSQEFARLLSTSYKQTHGNVRPWFVYGQPGAAGHYGVGPHDKTLIEASAVATGLVQRDDNMYENVGAFNDVHTVNGIKRGIYDSIKYMLFTDNLHGNTYGHAVNFLRVDKHRPEAPVYLGFSTSNVESLNEHFVIFPESNIVDHNRFSKSQIAASGDTHDYSTRVATVSAGIATIKEKIASLENRLKAVDQEAEIIAAQAKIMQLQEQVEQSTNRSALLNHQMTQQLSNSKGALRTKLLAAKTELEALQTKLDQSLAQLAASKVTLHHMEEAAAKASAKVAALMTKKANLEALRDFKANPNRLQLALKQIDQTKQELEATSVALANAQENLSSLQTQKASLTAVIATAEHQLTLLRTLVQEKEDRWVEERITELTDSPRLPILDAREFLLPDQEDKTSIVKEVVKERKELLDASAKMAAESTSLVAEALVGQVSEMVATNAIVSKVASSVTQTSTKKSYGAGSSTTSNMTSEFDESTQRALKAGVVMLAAVGLAGVKLRKTTK; this is encoded by the coding sequence ATGGACCTAGAACAATCAAAGCCAAATCAAGTTAAGCAAAAAATTGCCTTAACATCGACTATCGCTTTATTAGGTGCCAGTGTCGGTGTGTCCCACCAGGTTAAGGCAGACGATTTGGCATCAGAGGGAGCTCAAGCAAGTAATACTAGTGAAGAGAGTCTTCCAAAACCAGAAACTTTTGAAGAGGCAAAGGCAACTGTTGAAGCCGTTGAAACTAATCTAAATCAACAAAAAGCAGAACTTGCGCAAGTGAATGCTAGCCTTGCTGATAAAGAAAAAGAGGTTGAACAACTACAAGCCCAAAAGACTGAACAAGAAGCGGCCATGACAACGGCACAGACAGTTTATACCGAGACCATTGCTAGCAGCGAAGAGAACCTTCTTGCCGAAGCGCAAGCGTATCAAGACCAGCTCATAGCTACTGAAGCAGAACTTGCTGAGGTACAAACAGGCCAAGAAGCTGAAGCTGCTGCTTTAGCTTCTCAAAAAGCTACTATTGCAAGTCAGAGTGAAGAGGCGAAAAACTTAACGAAACAGGTCGTTGATTCAGAGCAAGAAGTGGCAAAGCTCAATGACATGATTAGCAAACCACAAGCCATTTCTGCAGCAGCACAAGCGGCAAGTGATGGCACTCAAAAGGTTGTGGCTGAGTTGGAAAAAGCTAAAGCTGATTTAGCGAGTCAGAAAACGTTAGTGACTCAACAAATAACTGAGGATTTAGCAATCAATAAAGCAGCCTTAGCAAACAAGGAAGCGGAATTAAGTGGTCTAAAGATAACAGCGCCAACAGCGCAAAGTAGCATTGTTGGACAAAATAAGATGCAAGCGCCGCAAAGCTATCCTTTTGAAGAGATTAAAAAGTTAGCTGCGAGTGGTTACATTGGTTCTGCTAGTTACAACAGTTATTACCGTAAACATGCAGATACCATCATTGCTAAGGCAACGCCAGGAGACCGGCAAAACCAGTATGTAGACATTCCGGCTGACCGCACTCGTTTTGTTGATCCAGATAATCTCACGCTAGAAGTTCAAAATGAACTGGCCCAATTTGCAGCACACATGATTAATGGTGTGCGTCAACAACTTGGTTTAGTTCCAGTCGTTGTGACAGTCGGTTCCCAAGAATTTGCTCGTTTACTCAGTACTAGCTACAAGCAAACACACGGCAATGTTAGGCCTTGGTTCGTTTATGGGCAACCTGGCGCTGCGGGCCACTACGGTGTAGGTCCTCATGATAAAACGCTTATCGAAGCCTCTGCTGTTGCTACGGGTCTAGTGCAACGAGACGATAATATGTACGAAAACGTAGGGGCTTTTAATGATGTGCATACGGTTAATGGAATTAAACGTGGCATCTATGATAGCATTAAGTATATGCTCTTTACTGATAATCTACATGGGAATACTTATGGCCATGCGGTCAATTTCTTACGTGTGGATAAGCATCGTCCGGAAGCGCCTGTTTATCTTGGTTTTTCAACAAGTAATGTAGAATCATTAAATGAACATTTTGTCATTTTTCCAGAATCAAATATTGTAGACCACAATCGCTTCAGCAAATCTCAAATTGCAGCTTCAGGTGACACTCACGACTATTCAACTAGAGTAGCGACAGTGTCCGCTGGCATTGCAACAATTAAAGAGAAAATCGCATCATTAGAAAACCGCTTAAAGGCTGTTGATCAGGAAGCTGAAATCATTGCAGCGCAAGCAAAAATCATGCAGTTGCAAGAGCAAGTAGAACAGTCAACGAATCGCTCAGCTCTCTTGAATCACCAAATGACGCAACAATTGAGTAACAGTAAGGGTGCGTTACGAACTAAATTGTTGGCTGCAAAAACAGAATTAGAGGCGTTGCAAACAAAACTTGATCAGTCATTGGCGCAATTGGCGGCTTCGAAAGTCACTCTTCATCATATGGAGGAAGCAGCAGCAAAAGCTTCAGCAAAAGTTGCTGCTTTAATGACAAAAAAAGCCAACCTGGAAGCCTTGCGTGATTTCAAAGCAAATCCAAACCGTCTTCAATTGGCGCTGAAACAAATCGACCAAACTAAACAGGAGTTGGAAGCCACATCAGTAGCTTTGGCAAATGCTCAAGAAAATCTCTCAAGTTTACAAACACAGAAAGCTAGCTTAACAGCAGTTATTGCAACAGCAGAGCATCAATTGACTCTTCTAAGAACTTTAGTTCAGGAAAAAGAAGATCGTTGGGTAGAAGAGAGAATCACTGAATTGACAGACTCGCCAAGACTTCCTATTTTGGATGCTCGTGAATTTCTTCTTCCAGACCAAGAGGACAAAACTTCTATTGTGAAAGAAGTGGTTAAAGAAAGAAAAGAGCTACTCGATGCGTCGGCTAAAATGGCAGCTGAAAGCACAAGCCTTGTAGCGGAAGCCCTCGTGGGTCAAGTCTCTGAAATGGTTGCTACAAACGCTATTGTTTCTAAAGTAGCCTCTTCTGTTACGCAAACCTCAACCAAGAAATCATATGGTGCAGGTTCATCTACCACAAGCAATATGACTTCAGAATTTGATGAAAGTACGCAACGTGCTCTCAAAGCAGGCGTGGTGATGTTAGCAGCAGTTGGTTTAGCAGGAGTTAAACTCCGTAAGACCACTAAGTAA
- the purR gene encoding pur operon repressor — MKLRRSERMVVISNYLINNPYKLTSLNTFATKYEAAKSSISEDIAIIKKAFEEANIGEIDTLTGASGGVIFTPSISEVEARTIVENLCQRLSESDRILPGGYIYLSDLLSTPKILQNIGRIIANAFKGQKIDAVMTVATKGVPLANAVANILNVPFVIVRRDLKITEGSTVSVNYASASSDRIEKMFLSKRSLKPNSRVLIVDDFLKGGGTITGMISLLAEFDSTLVGVAVFAENAQSEREQMAFKSLLKVSEIDVKNNNVVVEVGNIFDKRDKGEKERAWT, encoded by the coding sequence ATGAAATTAAGACGAAGTGAACGTATGGTTGTAATTTCAAATTACTTGATTAACAACCCTTATAAATTAACCAGTTTAAACACCTTTGCTACCAAATATGAAGCAGCTAAATCTTCTATTTCAGAAGACATTGCTATCATAAAAAAAGCCTTTGAAGAGGCCAATATTGGAGAGATTGATACGCTAACAGGTGCTAGTGGTGGTGTGATTTTTACGCCAAGTATTTCAGAGGTGGAAGCTCGCACAATTGTTGAAAATTTGTGCCAACGGTTATCAGAAAGCGACCGTATTTTACCAGGTGGTTATATCTACCTATCAGATCTTTTGAGCACCCCTAAGATTTTACAGAACATAGGCCGTATTATTGCCAATGCCTTTAAAGGGCAAAAGATTGACGCTGTCATGACAGTTGCAACTAAAGGAGTGCCTCTGGCGAATGCTGTTGCTAATATTTTGAATGTTCCTTTTGTCATTGTGAGACGCGATTTGAAAATCACAGAAGGTTCTACCGTCTCTGTCAACTATGCCAGTGCTTCGAGTGACCGTATCGAAAAAATGTTTTTGTCCAAACGGAGCTTGAAACCAAATAGTCGTGTGTTGATTGTGGATGACTTTTTGAAAGGCGGCGGGACGATTACGGGGATGATTAGTTTGCTAGCAGAATTTGATAGTACCTTGGTTGGTGTAGCTGTTTTTGCAGAAAATGCCCAATCTGAGCGGGAACAAATGGCATTTAAATCATTGCTAAAGGTGTCTGAGATTGATGTCAAAAACAATAACGTAGTTGTAGAAGTTGGGAATATCTTTGATAAACGAGACAAAGGGGAAAAGGAGAGAGCATGGACCTAG